GAAACTTGGCAGAGAATGTCATACTTCCTACATCCATAATTACAATTCTAGTTTTTGATATTCTAGAATACAACTTCTATTACCAAAATGCTAGTATTTTTGTTGGTGCAATGCCATTATTTCTAACATAGCTTAGCAGCTTTATTAGAATTCTTGGCTCTCTCCACTTCCCTTCCCTGACACTCTAATATCCTCCCCACCCTTCAGTTCTTGCAAACCCCCCATTCACctagagaaaagaatttttaaaaaactacacaaGAGGAAATTGGACATGGAATGTATAGGCACATCtctcaggaaggagagaaatcataccACAGTTTAGGTCATTCCTTTTGGGTGGCTGGCAAGAAAAAGCAAGTCTGCTGTAATCCAGAGCCCTTTGTCAGGGCAGAAAAGCTTCCTCACCCTTCAGGAGTGTTCTAAAGCCATACTGAATCAGCCACACCTGAAGAGGCAGACCAATGGGTGCCCTTGAGTAGAGGAGACAAACCCTGAAGGAAACAGCAGACCAGCAGTGGTCACTGTGAAAAGTTTAGctgtttttttggttctttctaaAAAATTAGAACTTAAAATATTAGGGTTACTACTATCAGTTTATATAATGAAAACACTTACTGAGCaaaattcttcttttcctataaGTGTTATGTTCTACATTAAAACTGTGAACTAAGAATGCAACtatttagaaaactgaaaatgaaaaaaagaagctTTTGTGTTTCTACATTAAAGTGGTAGCTGTATGGATTGCATCCCACTCACATCTTCTAAAACCTATCCAGTACATAAAGCAGACAAATTCCAATAAAAACACCCATAATCTATGCCTAAGTTAACTAGAAAAAACAGAGTGGAAAACTCAAACTGACATGTAAACTGGAGTTTATATACACCTGAGTCCACACCAGCAGAGTCCAGCAGGAGCTATGTGGAAGAATGGGGTGTGCAGAATTACATGGGCTAGGGTTCACCCCAAAAGGGCAGAGCCCCACCCCAAGAGTGAACTACTAAGGGCAGATAAGAGCACTGGCAAGAGGAAAGTATCTTGGACCAAATATGGCAGTCTCAGGAAGACATCATGCCTGAAAGGGATAGGGGGCACCCTGGAAAGCAGAGGTGTCCCCTAAAAGTAGCTTCTGGTTGTAAAAGGATGAAAGCAGCTGACAAAAATTGGCCCTAGTCAGGTAGAAGGCACTGGGCCACATAAACACACATGGAACTCAGTGAGAGATGGacaaatctgaaatagaaattagaaGTCTCTAAAATActcaagacaaaaaacaaaaaaaaacaaaaaaaaacaacaacaacaaaaaaaatactcaagaaatatgcaaaataaacTTGGAAATAAAGCTAATTTATGTGGTGACTAGAGGAGAAACAATATGAGTAAAATTTCTACTATGGACATAGGAGGTCAGAAACagaagagcaaaaacaaaaagtattttaaaaaaaactaaagaaatacaaagtatttaaCTGCATAAACataatagttttcatttgcaaaacACCCCTGTAAGCAAAGTCAAATGacaaactaggaaaaaatatCTGCTAATTTATTCAAGTGCTGATGTCCCTAATACAAATATAAAGtttctaaaaatcaaaatgacTGAGCAGCAAAATGAGCAGAACTATATAAATTACTAATAGCtcttaaatataagaaaagatgCCCAACCTCCCTCATTCATAATGAGAAAACCACAAATTATAACTACACTGAAATGCCATTTCTCAACTAACAGACAGGTAAACAGCTGAGTTTAACAACACAATGGGTTTGGGAAAATTGTAAGAAATGAGATACTCATATATTactggtgggagtgcaaaatgtCACAATTTCTGTGAAGGAGAATTTGGCAGTATTtaacaaaattatatatgtatctaCCATTTGGTTCAACAATCCCACTTTTAGCACCAATTCCCAATTTAATGATGTCTCTACATATGTATGGAATAATCTGTATGTAAGATGATTCACTGTGACTTTCTCCTAACAGGGTTGGAAATAACCAACATGTCTGTCTACACAATACGACAGTGTTCagacaaatgttttttttttaaactgctaaaGTAAAAAACGTAATAGGACCCAGGGTCTCCTAACAAAACAGCCATAATGTCCAGCATACAATCCAAAATCACCTGTCaaaccaagaaccaggaaaatcacaTGAAAGAAAGAGAATCAACCAATGTCAACACTGTGATGAATAAGATACTGAAATTAACTGACAAAGATTTTAATGAGGTCGTCATAAAAATGATTCTACAAGCAATTACAAGTTCTAGTGTTTCAAAACTGAAACATCAGAAACTCTCAGCAAAAATTAtaagttataataaaaaagagccaaatggaaattatagaactaaaaaacagagtaagagaaaaataCGAGATGGGCTCAATAGTAGAGTCAAGATGACCAAGGataaaaatctgaacaaaagagaaaatagactgaaaaaagataaatagagCCTCAGGTACATGTGAACAATGACGAATGACTGAACGTTGGTATCATGAGAGgcatagaaaaaaaggaaaaagagggatttctctggtggtacagtgggtaagactccatacTCTCAAtacaaggggcctgggtttgatccctggtcagaaaactagatctcgcatgcatgttgcaactaagagttcacaagccgcaactaaagatcccacatccacgatgaagatcccgcacgccacaactaagagtcggtgcagccaaaataaataaataaaggaatatttttaaaaaaaaaaggataaacagagTGGTACTGAAAAAGTATTTCAAGAAATCATGCCTGAAAACATCCCGTGTTTGGAAAAAGACACAAACCCAGACTTAAGAAGCTAAGAAACCCCAAATAGCACAAACAAAACTGTTCTTCAGAAAGGGGAAGTCAccctcaggcaaaggaaaactaaaagaatttgtCATTAGCAGATCTGCCTTTGAAGACTAGCTAAAGGAAGTGATAAAAGATGGACTATGAGGCAAACAGAAgaatagaaatagaagaaatacaGGTACATACAACAGACTACCATCCTCCTCATGAATTTTATAAATCATATGTGATGACTGCTACAAAAATTATAACAGCAGTAATATTCAAGACAACGATATTTAAAGGTGGGGTTTCCATACTTCACAGGAAGAGATTTTGATAGCAATACCACATATGTACAATGTAATACCAACAGCAACCATGAAGAACACTATACTAagcaacatacacaaaaaaaagaacactaaaatcatgaaatccttaaaaatgttcaaataacTAAGTATCCCACAGAAGGCAAAAAGATATCAACAAGgaacaataaagaagaaagaaacagaaaacaaatggcaGACTTGAGccctaacatatcaataattaccttgaatACAAATGgcctaaatataccaattaaaggCAAAGATTGACAGACATGACTCAgctatttttaagaaattcattTCAAATTCAGCAACATAGATAGGCTGAAAAgtaaaaagacattaaaagatatatcatgcaaacaaaaagcaaagcaatACAAAACCAGGAATGGTTACAGTCATATCAGATTCAGatcaaagaaaattacaagacataaaGAGAGACCTTACATaatgatggggggtggggtggggagtcaaattagaagtatgggattaacagatacaaactactatacataaaatagataagcaacaagcatttactgtacagcacagggaattatacccaatcttataataacctgtaatgaaatataatctgcaaaaaaaaaaatcactatgttgtacacctgaaactaacacaacactgcaatactgcaaatcaactataattcaaaaaaaatttttttaagcattcaCATATGATCTTAAGATATGTATCAAGCAGCAATTATGTTATTataaaagatagaaataaaattaagaccTTAACTTAAAAAGTAATTTCTCCATAAGGAGGAGCACAAGATATCTTCAACTATTCTAAGGGAAACATTAAGATGCTACACAGTCATAACTATCTGTGATCAATAATATCACTAACAGAGATGCTGCTGTGATAATACTCACAAGTGAGGTTATCCTTTCATCATGTTATCTCAACCCTTTTATGGGTCACCTTTGAACTTCAAGTAAATAGCAGAACCGTGGTTGCTAAAAGTAAAAAAAGCTCACGACTGCTGCTAGAAATGACCAAGGGTGTGCTAAATAGAGGAATTATCAGTAACCTCCCACAAACcagaatgaataataaaataacagaacaaaagaaaacaagagaacataaaataacatattatttatttctagataCAATTGATATTCATTATGGTTTTCACACACTTGAGTCTTAGAGTAATAACCTTCAGAGACAACCTCCAGGAATGCCTTCCCACCTCACTCCACCAGTGACTGCCAGAAGGGCATCTTTGTCCCCTTAAACCCACCTTAGCAGGAGAGGAAGAAGCCTATGTCTTTCAGGACTGGACAGTagtaaagaaaagaagacaatAGCATTTGCTTGGAAGCAGTTAAGACTGGGaatctctgcttctttctgtgaGAATTTGGAGGCTTCAGATGTACAATAACAATTCTAGTATGTACCTTGCcatgttgtaaggattaaaacaaagaatgtaccATTTCACACAAAAGATGCTTCATATAGGGTAGGTAAGTAACATTTCACAGAGttcaaaagaaaggagaaatactCGGAAGTGATAGTTCTATTTTCCTCATCATGTAACTGGCAGTAAGCACATTCTAACCAGAATTACTAGGAATATTAGATACTTTATACCCCCAATGCAGAAAAAAACATGCCACTTACATAAAACACATCAGTCAGGAAATAAACCACAAGATTAACAATAAGAACTGGTGATTGATTATATTACAAATATACCTCCAATTTTATAGATTGAGAATTTGTGAGTTTGCTTATTTGGGAAGTAAAACCTGGAGACAAAGGTCTAAAAGCATAAAGCACACATCCCTTTGGTGAATTAAATCTTCCTTTTAAGAATTAAGCACTTACCTAATCACAACAGAGTCCCTGGTATAGCCACCGTCATATTCTGTAGTTTCTTCTAGTGCTTGGAAATCTAGATTCTGCAAATTCGAGAAAACATGTCTTAACATCTACACCACACCATTACAAACAATTAATCAATAGAAGATATTTTTGCAAACCCTTGCTTTCTTACCCggcttccacatataagcaattcAATTTCCTCTGGTCTGAATAAGTACTTTAAAGGAGATTCATTGGTCACCATATGAAAACCTCTCCGAAAAGCCTTGAACTGTTTTTCTACTGATTTATTGAGAATGTAGTCAGAATAGAGATTGACAAATTCCTGCAGAAAATATTAACCACAAGAGCATCTTATAATATGCAGTACAACAAAACACAACGAGCTACAGGGCTgcgtaacttttttgtttttattttcccaaagaaaaaacattcaagaatattttttaaaattcaaactttacacacacaaaggaaaataCCTTTAACAATTTCACAGCTCTCTATTATAGTCAATACTGAACTGTAAAAAGGCCATGCACAAATAAGTTGATACAATTTTAAAGTTCTCTCAATTAGGTATGCAAACAAAGAGACATTTAAACCATTTATAcatcaatttataaaaattaacatttttaataaagtgCAATGTACTGGATATGTATAAGCAAACAAGGAAGTCTCATGTTTTCTATTCTAGAATATTTGGGGAGCTGCCTACTGTATCCAGTTCAACAAAAATATTGGTGTTTTAATTGATGCACAAGCTACTATACCAAatcataaatggaaaatatacttTTGTATCCTAACTTAGtgaatataatattttatcaaaaattatatTAACATTAACACACACTTActaaaggttttatatatatatcgtAATTTCCCTGTTATGTTCTGGGTTATTCCCCTTTGTTTCCAGATGCATACTTTtctagtcaacagaaaacacaaaactgaTTTCTTTAATACTTTTCAGACGTATACTTAAGGCACATATATGTGTGAGTACATTAAATGCAATTATCATCTGTTTGGTTATAAGGACCTTAATTACAAGGTCCCTGTTTCCCTCCCCTCTACAGCTTAATATGAGAAACACCCCACTTCATGCTTTATACCACAGCCACACTGAGCCATTCACTACCTCCTATGCATGCCTTCTTTCTCTAAAAGGGGCTTAATGCCCAACCATGTGCTCTCATACAGCTTACAGCCAAAATTTAGGAAACTGTGGTTATTTCCTTTATAATAACTTGGTTACTTGATTTCTTGGGTCTCTGTATGGATATTAGATACTCCTTTAAAAACTAGAAGcatatatgatttaaaattctgttaataaagagaaaagacaaggatgacataaaaacatttattaccttcctgttttcatttgtaattgGAATTTTATCACCATTTTCCTTTAGATCATACATCATTGGATTACCAAAAAGATCTGTCTGAGATATCTGGAAAGTGATCATCATATCATCTTCCACATTCCCTTCATACTCCAGTAAGTCTTTTAAACTCTGATATAGAACCTAACaatcagaaatggaaaattaaggCTACCACAGAACTACAAAATACAACAGTTTGTATCACTCTTCTtgggaaaagattaaaaaaaaaaagcctttaacaataaaaattaaagcatagATAGTATTCCTGCCCCAATAGTTTATATGTAGAAACTAAAGAAAGACTGTCAGTCATTGGTGATGTCCCATTCTCTGCTGAGAAACCCCACACCAGCTACTTAGCAATGGATCTCACACTGTGCTCTTATGAGAACCTTAGAGGTGTGTCTCAAGGTTAAAGAGCGGCTGTAGCCACCAGCCCCTTACTCAGCGCAGCTCTGATTTAACTGGGCAATTTCatgatttcattaaaaacaaacgaacaaaaaattaaaaacactttccTACAGAATCAATCTTTACAAAGCCAGCTTGCTGACAGAAATATGTAAAAAAGTTCCCCTTCGAGTTTTTAAGTGTTTATGGTACTTCAGACAGATTAAAGCAACTTTATCTTACTAGGTATAGATATTAACAAAGGTTCCAAAtgaaagctttaaaatttttatataaatgaaactctgtatttgcttttaaataaaatctaaaagagagaagaaaaaatgacCAAAGACTTACAGGGTGAGAGTCTCCCAGGTCAAGAAAAgttccttttttccccattagCTTCCTGTAGACAACCATGGGAAAATGTACATCCAGTATACAGTTATTGTAAATAGCCAGACCCAGTACTATGCCAATCAGAGTGAACTGACCCTCAGTTTCAAAAGAAGATGGATTAAACCAAAACAATTTTGTAGATTCATCATATGTGAACATACCTataagaaatgatttttaaaaatacattactttcacattttattaaagactgatgaacaaatatttatacatataaaatataaaaatatacaattatacATGTAAGCTTATGTGCACTAcgtatagaaatattttttctcttacatTAGCACTTGAGAAAACAAAGTTCAAATACATATGAATGTTATAAATTGTGGCAAATGGTagcatatatttttaagaagccaaagaaataaagtaataagGCATTTTGGTGGCATTTTCTAAGAAGTTAGGGAAAATGTTCATTAAATTCAAGTTCTCTAATCTTCTACTAACACAAATGAAAAGTTAATCTGCATTCACACTTTATCTACTCaatcattgaaaaataaatgcaaaaggaaaaaaggctAATCATACTTTGAAAATGTTTCACTTATAAAAACATATTCAATCCATACATAccgttttaaaaaacaattttgaatttcattaagTAAAAGTCTGTGTTTTCCCCAAATTGTACAACGGTTCCGTTTAGTTTTTCCAGCACCTTTCTAACAAAGATGCCAAGTACTTAAACTCAGGTAAACTTGATAAACTTAGATTATGCCCCAAAATCAAACCCATTTAATACACACATTAACTGTGAgccaataagtaaaataaaagtaatttgtaTTTGTAGTCTTCTTTCAGTTTCACATGGTCTTCACTATTTTAAACGCAAGTTTGGAAACCTTTTTGATAGCactcatttaaaaataggaatctgAATAGCCATTACCAAGGTAGATTTATCTCCTTCCCTTTAAAGAAATATCTAAGATAAAagttaaatgatattttaattgaattaacAATTTCATTTTACTAAAATGTTTTTCACTTGCTACTgtgaaactgaatgaaaatattttaagaattaggTCTGGAAAAGAGGGGGAAGTTCCAATAGAACAAACTTTAGAAATCAATAGAGCATATAAATCAatttataagttttttaaaagttctgaaaatgtttcttcattttcacatgcagtttaagttaaatataaagggaaatttaaaacgTCCCCTTGATCATAAGAACATGAATTAAACTAAGACATTTTTCTAATGCAATTTAGTGTTcatgaaataacattttataaattatccAATTCATACTTGAATTTCACAGTTTACATCCAACTTTTTTTACAGGCCTAAGTTACAACATCTACTGAAGTGCTTAAAAACttcatttaattataaatatggtaTTAACAGGGTCAgaacagttaaaaataattacaattaatAACTTTGATGAAATATCACAAATGCATGTCCTTGGTCTCAAGGGCAATAAATTACAAATTAATCAGAATGTAAATTACATAGGTCACTACTCTCATCTTTCTGTGTGAAAGATAATAATATCTTTCAAGGAGACACCATTTGGGGCACATTTATTTTCAGGTCCCTGGAAGAAAAGCTTCATCAAGTGTGGCTCttctaaaatattcctttttgatatttctattgtcatcattttaattgttttactaTCAAGTGGATCTGTTTAATGTATGGTTTTTCTTAAAAGTATTTCtgcataaaatgtaaatatactttatagttaatgtttaacttttttagatACATCAGAACCTACAGCTAAAGTTTACCAAATTTATGAAGCTCATAAATTTTCTGTCTCAAAAAGGGCATGGTTCTATGTGTCTAGGTTTACTTTGAATGAATTACATACAAAATGGCATAGCTTTCTGATTAACAAACATTAGCTAAAATACAAAGTCTTAACTATTATATTTATGTCATGAACTCAAAATGTCTATTTTCATTTGCAAGTAGACTAAGAACAATTACAGAAAAGTCAATTCACTGTACATACTGAGAATCAATAGACTTTAACGGTTCAATTCTCAAAGCTTAAGGGAAATGATCTGTAGTACTCTCTGCCACATTCTTCACAATTATGATGGTAGCTTTTGAGAAATTCTTTTCCTATAACTGTCATGcaatcaattttaaaagtaagcaaACCCAGTAATCAAGTAGTTATACTGTAGAAATTGAATCAGATCACAACTATACAATAGTATACTACCTAAGAAGCTGTTATCTTTTTCCTGTTCTACTTTGCCAAGTTTGTCTATTACTTTGTCTATCAGTGAAACCCAAATTCTTCACTTTTAGACTATTATAGATCAGTTTTTCCCAAACTGTGTTCAATGAAAACTCTTCTGGGAAGCAAATACTATTAGATACAGGATGGAAGAAGGGTTCTGGAGTTCAAAAAGTTTGGGAAAACATTACAATATTAAGCCCAAGAGATCCTGTAGCAAATAAACCAAATTAATTTGATATCAGCCAGTGTTTCCAAACTTTGAGCATGATACACTTGTGAGACATTCTCAACAGTCTTCAGACCATTATTCTATGAAACTCT
The genomic region above belongs to Phocoena phocoena chromosome 2, mPhoPho1.1, whole genome shotgun sequence and contains:
- the UBE3A gene encoding ubiquitin-protein ligase E3A isoform X3 — its product is MDNNAAAIKALELYKINAKLCDPHPSKKGASSAYLENSKGAPNNCSDMKMNKKDGQGARDDFKEMIAMENPADLKKQLYVEFEGEQGVDEGGVSKEFFQLVVEEIFNPDIGMFTYDESTKLFWFNPSSFETEGQFTLIGIVLGLAIYNNCILDVHFPMVVYRKLMGKKGTFLDLGDSHPVLYQSLKDLLEYEGNVEDDMMITFQISQTDLFGNPMMYDLKENGDKIPITNENRKEFVNLYSDYILNKSVEKQFKAFRRGFHMVTNESPLKYLFRPEEIELLICGSRNLDFQALEETTEYDGGYTRDSVVIREFWEIVHSFTDEQKRLFLQFTTGTDRAPVGGLGKLKMIIAKNGPDTERLPTSHTCFNVLLLPEYSSKEKLKERLLKAITYAKGFGML